One genomic region from Prionailurus bengalensis isolate Pbe53 chromosome C1, Fcat_Pben_1.1_paternal_pri, whole genome shotgun sequence encodes:
- the FAM240C gene encoding protein FAM240C — MSKSYTLKQPGRIAYDAGVIKKFWEEKIELHTKQLQSEDMRTRRSALDRLRGEWARMLEGRNKMLQGPPEAPTQPCLLGPQPSHARDTTAA, encoded by the exons ATGAGCAAAAGCTACACTCTGAAGCAGCCTGGAAGAATAGCCTACGATGCTGGTGTGATCAAGAAGTTTTGGGAGGAAAAGATCGAGCTGCACACAAAACAGCTGCAGAGCGAGGACATGAGGACCCGCAGGAGCGCCCTGGACAG GCTCCGCGGCGAGTGGGCTCGGATGCTGGAGGGCAGGAACAAGATGCTGCAGGGCCCCCCCGAGGCCCCCACGCAGCCGTGCCTGCTGGGCCCCCAGCCTTCCCACGCACGAGACACGACGGCAGCCTGA